TTAAATACCTTGATTACGAGTTTTTCTTTTAACACTAACATTTTTTAATCAATTTGCAAGAATCATGCGGTTTTCTTTATTTTTATGAAAAAATCTAGGTGAAATGAATACATTCTATGATCTATACAAAAGGTAAAATATAATATAAATAAGATATCTGATTATTTGAGTAAAAAGAAGAAATTTTATAGTGTTACCGTAAGCCCTAAGCCCTAAGCCCTAAACCCTAAACCCTATACCCTATACCCTAAACCCTAAACCCTATATCCTAAACCCTAAACCCTATACTCTAAACCCTAAACCTTATACTCTAAACCTATACCCTAACCCTATACCCTAAACTCTATTAACTTAACCTTATACCCTAAACCCAATTTTGGGTTTCTTCTTTTTAGGTATATTATCATGGGAGCTCTTCTAGTGAGGACCCTTAAGTTGAGGACTTGGTGAGGACTTTTTGGCTTATCCCACATTTCGATCTTATATCCACATCTTGACCGTTCAGTTTATAGGTATTTATGAGTAGATCATTTCTTCAAATTTTCAGCTATATTGAAAATTGTTAAGGCATTCATAAGTGTGATTTATCAATTATGAACTTGAACGGTTCATATTTGACAGATTTGGTTCGCCAATTAATTTGATCTAGTTTGTTGTCTTAACGAACACCAATTTGGGTGAAAATTTGTATAATTGATCTACTTATATAAACCTAAAAACTGAACGGATGAGATGTCAAAATGTGATCGAAAATTAGGTCTTTTAAACCATAAACCGAAAAGTCCTCACCAAGTCCTCAACTTAAGGGTCCTTACTAGAAGGGCTTCCATATTATCATATCATGTCTTACTTAATAGGTACATTAGAAATGTAAATGTTCTCTCGATCAAGATGAGAAATGATATAATAATATACCTAAAAAGAAGAAAATTAATCAAAGAACAAGAACGTATACCTTACAATCAGACATTTTTCGACTATGTAGAGAGACACCAAATGTGAGCTTAAGAATGAAAAGAATCATTCTATTACAAATGACATACTTCTATATATAACATATATATACACTCAAGTTAGTAACAATAAGGTAATAAATTAAAGAATGTAATTGATTATGATAAAGTTATATCCAACTAAATTTTAGCTCAATATTTGAGTTTCAAATTGATGCTAAAATTGAGAAAGATACCAAATTTAGCTTTATATCGTCTGAAAGGCAAATCAGAGAAACTAAAAAATGAAGAAAACTATTAATTATAGACATATGCTCCATATAGTAAGTTTGCTTATGTGGAGTGGGTGTAAAATGAAAGAAAAATATGTATTGGTTTATCTTAAAAAAGGTCTAGTATTTTAGGTTTTTATCTAATTTTCTCATATTACTTTTAGTGCGATCACCAAATGTATAATACGTACAGCATGTGAAAAACAAGCACTAATTACAGCTCTCTGGATCGTTTCTTCAATGCAAGCGAACAAGATAGATGAATTCTTTCTTCTTCTTTTTTCTCTCTTTTCAAACCGAGGGCTGGAACCCAGTCTAGCTGGGGGGTTAGGCCCTCACACCATATTATTAGTTGAAAAATTTCATACAACGCGGTGGGGAACTTAATGCCTAAACCCTTCAAATTACATGAATTCTTTCTCATACAGAAAGATGTTAAGAGAAAGAATACTAACTAGCTAGCTAGCTAATTATATACTATGTAATCATCAATATTCCAGTATCACCTACATCGATGCGCTGCTTATCATTCATCATGTTACCAAAGTAAACAAAGACCATATATATGATCAGCTGTGAGCGGCCATGATGCATGCACAGATCGAGCAAATATATATGTCCTTGCTGCTGACTGGCCTTTTCATTTACCGCCACTACTTCTGCAGTCTTCTTTTGTTCTTCCTCAAGTCCTTTGCCCTAGCTAACTTCTTGCTTCGAATCTTCTCCATGTCTTCTAAGGTTTTTGGTCATCGTAAAGATCCAATAATTCGCAGATGAGGGTTTCTTTCTTTACCTGGAAAAGGGAAACAAGATTTTCTTATTACAAGTAACGAGACATCTTGACGCACAGAAAAGGTATTCACACGCTGGCTGCTCAATTATTCTGGATCATCCAAATGCTTTCAATACTTCCCTTTCAGACTTGATTATGTGAAATTGTATCCAGTGTGCCATACTTACTTGTTTGAGGAGCTTCAGATGCTGTCGGAGATGTGGATTCTCTTTTATCTTTGTGAACAGGACGTAATATAGGCCTTTACGAACAAGGTACCGGAGATCCCAAAACGATTGCTCCTTTTCTTTTTCACAAAAAGCCATTAGCCGTTGAGTTTCTTTCTGCAAACCATACAACCCGACAAGGTGGTGCTCTATCATCTTTGCGGTGAGGCCTTGGCGGCGGTCCTCCTCATCCATCAACTTCAGCACGGCCTCTGCGGTAGTCTTGCTACTGTTAAGCCCACCCAGCTGTATCACCGACCTCACTACTCGCCGGTGATGCTCCAGCGTCCAAGACGATGACATCTTTTTAGGTGCCACGTATAGGCTGTCAAGGGTGACTTCGTCAGAGGAAAACAGTGCTTGGGATCTTCTCTGTAGTATTTCAAGTGAGGTAATGTCGAAGTCTGGAAAAAAGGTTCTACAAGAACACCCCGCCAGGCTCAGTAGCTCCGCCTTTAAGGCAGTGTGTACTCCCACCTGTTCTTTATCACCGCCTATGAGTATGAAAGTATCCAAGAACTGCTTGTGCTGCTCCAACTTCCACTCGGATATTGGTGTCATGGTTCCCCCGCGATTTCCTTCAACCTCAAAGCAAGACATGTTGATCTTGAAAAGCTAGATAATGCTTCTATCTAATTTCTTTCTGGATTTTGGTTGGAAAATTAACTCTAGCCAGGAAGCAGGAATTGGGGTCGTTATATAGCAATTGAATGTTCGTCCCAATCTCATGTAGAAATGAATTCCCGATCCACGTTGCATTTGGATAGCAGTAGAAAAGGGAGTTACGTTAGTGCACTTGCTAAACAAGTCAACTTGGCTAAACAAGAAAATGGAGAATTGCCAGAAAAAAAAAAAACAAGAAAATAGAGAGAAAAGCGGATGAGAAATAAATAATTCGTGGTAAACCCTAATTAGTCATTTCTTGCTGGGCAAGCAATTAGTTCTATAAATCCATCGATCTCCCACACTAGTTTCTTTCTTCTTCTTTTTTTCTTTTTTTCTTTTTTTTTGTTTGGTACTTCAAGTGTCGTTAACCCGGCCATGCCCCTCAAATTACATGTGCAACTGCCAATGCATGAGATGAACTAAGAGGGTGGAGTGGAAGATAGGTAGATACATGCTTGGATGAGATGTTGAAGTACTGCTTTCACCTACTGCTCTTTTATCTTGGGAGTCAAATTTTAGGTTTATGTTCCTTCAAATTGTTTTTTCTTATTTTCGACAGATTTTTATGGTCATCAGAATATCAGATCCCAATAGCCATTTTGTTTTATAGAAAAGGATATACACACTAGATCCTCCAGCTTTTCAGTCTCTTGTTCTTTTTTCTCCAACTTTTTACTGATAGACTTCTATTTTTCTCTGCCTCATAAGAGATGGAGTCTTCAAGGGGTAGAAAACTAAGCACAGAGTGATCAAAGTAAAGCTCAGATTCTGACAATATATGATGATATGTTTATGACTTTTACATACAAAGTCACAAACAAGCGGTTCCCAATAATCTCGGAAGTGAACAGCTTATCGAATGGTTCTAACTCATGCCAAGTTCAATATTTTGGTTTTAATGAATCTTCAGATTCCATGTCTGAAGAAGCTAATGAGTTTCGAATTCTTGCACTTTCTGCTAAATTTTATTGGGAAGAATAGTTTCCTCCATTAGCATCATCTTTAGAAAGATGTAGCCTTCCTTGGAACCTTAATAACATGGTGTGGCAATGAACGAAAGTATGAACTTAACTGACATATGATACTAGCATTGCATATTTTTCATGCAACAATTTACAATCAAAGAATGTGCAAGCCAAATCCTTCTCTATACTTTAAACCCCAGCGCAGCAACGCAAACCCAAAAGCAAAACAAACCAATTCATAATTCCCTCTTTCAATATCGAGGGACTCGACTCTCTACTAGCATCAATTCTACTGGTAGCACCATGCTATCTTTGGATGAAGATTCGCAAGCAGCCAACCACTGCAAGTTGAATTCCCAGTGTGACGGCTACCAGGACCACAACACTTTTGGCAACTTATTCTTCTATCTCTTTCAGCCTAAACTAGTTTCCCAATCTTTCAGTCTCTTAATATGACACACTCGCTGCAGGACAAGAGCAAAGGTTACAGACATACAGGAGATATCAGCAGTGAGATTTCTTTTGAATCTCTACATATGTGATAGCTGCTTGCCTTGTCCAAACTAAAAGACAAAAGACTTCGATTTTGGGGAGTGTTCAAGCTTCCATATGGAACGACGAATACGAATCAGGCCAGTTCTTCCCCCAAACAAACTGACAATCAGATTGCACACTAAATGGAGAATCACGCTGGAGCTGTTTACCTTTCCCCGCTAGCATGGAGAATTTACAATCATCCTGTTATTCTTCACTTTATAAAATACTAGAATGGGCAATTTACTAGTATCATGTTATTCTTACTTTATATTTCCCTGTAAGCATTATAAGGCATACCATTCTCACAAAAATAAAAATAAAAAATAAAAAAGAAGCATGTAAGGCATACGATTCCCTAGGAGACTGACAAAGATAAGCATAAAACCTCTGTTAGCATCAACAAACTGTACTCTCCCATTTATAGATTCATAAAGTATGTGGAAGTAGCAGAGCAACAATAAAAGGTCATGTAATACGCATAAAAGAATCAGAACTGTAAGTTCATTCTTTCTTTTCTTCAGCAGCATAGAGTGCCTTGATCTCCTCCACATCATCATAGCTGCCGAGGAATATTGGAGACCGCTCATGTATCTTCTTTGGAACGAGGTCAAGGGCCTGAAAATTGCATGCGACAATGAGTTCTCAATCAATTCAACCGACCCCTGGTTTGAGATGAACAGTTTAATCAACATGAAAGTAAATTGAAGCGTGTTCTCTCTTAAAATGACAATTCGGAACCATTACCCGTATGAAATTGTTCAGATGAGGTTGTAATTAACATTCAACTTCCTAATAGAAGGTGGCTTATATACTACCAATCAAATAGTACATGATTTCCCACAGCAATCAAAACTTGGCAGTTATGAGGAAGTCTCTACTAATCACATGACATAATTGTACTTTATTTCTGTAAAGCTCCAACAACAATGTCGAGAATAGTTGTACCATCTATTGCAAAGAAAAAGTTTGCAAGCAACTTCAGTCCAGTATGTAAATGATAAAAAGTTTCCAGTACGTAGTAAATATACCCGTTCTTTGCCAGTGAAGGCTTGACCTCCCGCCTGTTCCAGCAAGAATGACATGGGGAAGACTTCGTAGAGAACACTGTCAGCAGAGATTAAATCAAACTTTGTCAGTTAAGTCCTTACCAGAGGTTAAATTAAAATTTGCTAGGCTAAACAAACTTCAATAACTGTTTCTAAGAGAAGTACCGCAGTTTTCCGTTTGGACTCTTCTTATCACCAGGGTACAAAAAGATACCTCCATAAAGCAATGTCCGATGAACATCAGCAACCATGCTGTCAATCATGATGATATGTCATAACAGCAACATCTTATTCCAAAATACAGAGGAACATCAAGTCATCAAATACCAAAAAAGCTGAGTGAAAAACAAGATCATTCTGACCTAAAAGTACCAAGCAAGTCTTTTGGGAAGGGAAAAAAAAAGCCCAGTATTTGATTCATCAAATAACAGAGATGCTTCCTGCTTTTTGTATAATTTCACTTTAATTTTAGCCATTTTATCAAAAATCCAAGGGTTCCTAATGATTTATGGTTTTGAAAAAACACAAACAACTCTTGGATTTATAATATGCGACTCTACAACGAGTACATAAAAACAACCGGATCAGGACCATAAGACAGTCCAAGACTATGGTTCAACTAGTGGCAGATGATGAGAAGAAATACTAGTTAAACATAAACACCTGAGTTACATTAACTGCCAAGTTCTCATCCATAGTACCTTCCAATGTATCTTAGAGACTTTGGTGGAGAACCATCTGTTGGGAATTTGCATTTCTCCACATATCTGGAAGACTAAGGTCAGAAAGCCGCGGCGGTAAAGTTGATAAAAAAAAAGATAAAAGTAAACTGTAAACTGAGGCTGACGTACTTGGCTGTTGGACCATCCCAGTTCTTAGCATTCCCTTCATTCACAGAATAAATCTTTCCTTTCTTCGGAATCTGGGCAAAGATGTAGACATAAAATGCATGATAAACAATGCCAAAAGAAAGATGCTATTCTCAAGAATAATATATGGTCTAGCAGTCGGCGCATTCAGATCAAAATGATCTATATTCCTCACCCACATAAGACCAAATTACTTCAGCTAAGTCACTGGAGAACCGTTTTTATATATTAAGAACATTTTGTTGGAGAATAAATGAAAAGGGAGGTTAACAACTTATTGAAGCAAGGGAGTTCATCTTTGAAAAAATTGTTGGCAAATGAGAAAGGAAAATAAATGAACTTTTAAGTTCAGCAGTTAAATGACTTGAATCGATGATCAACAGTTCATCCTTTTACCAACAAGCAATTGCAGAACAGGAAATGGATTATGTTAGTGGAAGAGTATAAAAAAGGAGATACCTTGATGTCTGGGTGAGTTAGTATGAACTCTCCAAGAGATGGATCAAGGGTGAAACCATGAACTCCGCTTCCAGTAGTCAACACAAACTGTAAAAAAACATACATTTCAAGTAAGTAAAGCATTGTCATGCAGATCTATACTGCAGCAAAAGAAAATCGTAGATCCTGCAATTTAACCAAGATTGAAACATAAATGGCCATAAGAACATCTATAGGAATCCAATATAAGAAGAAGCAAATGTGTCTTTGTTGGATGTGGAATAGCTACTCATCTGGAAGTGGTAAGACAGTTGTGTGTAGTGTTTCACTATAGATGCATGTAAACTAGAATGAAAGTGTTTTCTCACATACCGTGCAAGAACTTCCGTACATGCAATAGCCTGCTGCCACCATATTCTTTCCCGGTTGCAACACATCATCTAGTTTCGGTTCACCACCATCATATAGTGCATAAATCCCAAATATCTAGATGAAAGAAAACAAATGTTCCCCACCACAATATTGAGTTAATCTGGAACACAATTGCTTTATATAGATATGTCAGTTCAGGATTTCTATCAAACAGCACAAGAGATTGTAACTAAATTAAGGGACCATACCGTGCCGATTGAAACGCCACAATCAATGTTAGACGAACCATCCAGTGGATCAAATACAACACAGTACCTGCCACCAATATTAGTTCAAAGCATTATTCACACAGACAGCCTAGTTGAAAGTCTCAATAATCTGCACAAACCTCTATCAACAAAGCAAAATTAAAAGCATAGACAAGTCTCAATAATTACTTTCCGCGCTTTGATGGTTCCACAAATATGGCATCTTCATCTTCCTCAGAAACAAGGATACACTGCCAAAAGAAACGAACCTATATTGTAACACAAATTGGTTCTTGAAAACTCACTGTATGTGCCTTTTTATAGCAAAATAAACTTACAGTTCGACCACTGCTGACCAGAGCCTTCACAAAAACTTCATTTGAAAGAACATCCAGTTTCTTTTGCTCTTCACCCTTTAACCAAAACAGCAAACAACACCACATTATACACCATAGTGCCACACACTAAAATACTCAGCGAAAAACAAAATAGGCCCTTAAAATGGTTCAGACCCTTTTACCTGAACATTGGTCTCTCCAGCAAGGCCAATAAGTTTAGCCAGACCAGCCTGCCAGTCACATAAAAATTCCACATCAAACCCCCAATATCACCACAAAACAAATACATGCAACCAATAACTTCCCAATCAAATCGGGAAAGCCTTCAAACTCAATGACCCAAATCAAACAAACCCAGTTTCACTTACCTTATTGACAGCAGAGCACACAAACTTGCAGCCAAGAACAATATGACTGAGCAAGATGGTGAAGTCTCCTCGTGACTCAGGGTGCTTGGACTGCTCGTTCAGCACGAACCGAGTCATGGTCATCAAGTCAGTACGGTAAGCATCAGCTTCATGATCCATTTTTTCCTCTCTCTCTTCTTCCTTTCCTCGCCAAAACCAAAACCCACTTTAAAAAACCAAAACTTGACAAACAGAAGAAGAAGCAAAAAAAAAACGAAAGCCACCCAAAACAGTACAAAACAGGGGAGGAGCTTGCTCTGTTTTTTGGATTAGATAATGGAGGGCGGTACTCAACTCGAGGCCTAATCTGCAACCCAATGGAAGTTTCTGAGGACACGTGTAGGGCTTGGGATGGGTTACGGAGCTGGTGGTTCAAACTCAGATAACGCCTCTCGTCGTTTTCTTTCTGATTCGGCGGTTACCAGGTTTTTGTCATTTCACTCTTTTCACGATCATCACAGGAAGCTCTGACGAGGTGGTTGTGTCGACTTCGGGGGACTTTGTATTTGAAGGGGGGATATTTTCTTTGCAATGAGGTCCTATTGTTTTGTGTTATTTGGTATTTGAGTCAATTGTCTAGAGCTTTTTTTTTTTTTTTTTTTTTTTTTTTTTTATTTTAATTGGCCGGCTTTCTTGTGAAGAAAAAAGCTAAAGTCAAATCATAGAGTAGTAACCAAATCCCTATTTAGCAGCTAAATGAGTTAGATAATCTATGCATGGTCATAGGCGAATACTCAACTCTCGTAGTTATCCACTTTTCTCTTAATATAATTGAAATGGTATTCATTACAGGAATTGGTCAATTGACTTAATTCTCCAAAACCCTCCAAATTAGTTAGTTTACAAGTTTTGTAGTTGGCACACACATAGTTCTTGTATCACGAAATTTATACATTATTAGAGAGTTAAACCTAAAATTTTTCTACGCACGAAAGTGCAAGTAAACCAAGAAATTAATATGCAATATTTTGATTCAGTCATCCACACCACACTATCATGTAAATATACTAATACTGTTAACAAAATTGAAACCCAAAAAAATAGTCATAAGTGTTTCCAACACAAGAGGTGAGGATCCGAGGTCGAAAAAGATGTACTCTTATTATGAGCATTTAATTTGATCGGATCAAAAAATGACACAATTAGCAATCTTCTGTAGTTGGTTAGTCGAAATATGATCCGGTTGGAGTTTATCATCTCTCATGTCCCATTTTTTCTGATTAGTCCCAACAGCTTAGAACTTGAAAAAGTTTAGAACTCGCTTTATCAATATATCTCAAGAGTAATGTTAGGTGAACCACCTTTTGAGAAACCACTTTAAAACCCATATTAGGTGGCAGCTTATGTGGCATAGCCATTTCATCAAACCTTGATTTCTGATTCTTTTATTTTTTTTATTTTTCTTAGTTACAATTTTCTTTCTTTTTTTCACTTTCCTGATTTTATCTTAACCCGTTTTTCTTCCTTTTTTTTTTGGATCTTCTTCTTTCATATCTGATATATCTGATATGTGTTGTGTTCATCTTTTTCGATCAGATGTCCTACCGATCTATCCTTTCTCATCACCAATTGCAATAACACTACTAGAAAATGGGCTAAGGGGACAAATAAAATGAATATATATATACAGGACCCTTCCAATGAGGGATCCCTTTTTTTGACATATATGAGGGATGGGGGATTACACCAACTTTTCGATCACAAAATCACATCTCCACCGTTCAATATGTAGTTCTATATGAGTAGATCACTTCTGCAAATTTTCAGAAATTTTGGTGATCGTTAAAGCATTCAAAACTACGATTTATAATTATAAGCATGAACGGTTCAGGTTTGGCAGATTTGGTTCGTTCATTGATTTAATCTTGTTTGACACCTTAACGATCACTAAATTGGTTGAAAATTTGCAGAATTGATCTATATACAAGGACCAACAAACTGAATGGTAGAGATTCAAAAATATAATCGAAAAGGTGGTGTAATCCCCCATCCCTCATATATGTCAAAAAAAAGGATCTCTCGTTAGAAGGGTCCTATATATATAAATATATAGACACACACACAATGCTGATAGGTAAGGACCTCTTTATACCTTAGCTAAGGTACGGATTTCTTTATTCGACCCACTTTTTGATTACATTTTCTTATCTTAACTGTTCAGTATTTAAGTATATATATATATATATATATATATGGCTATATATATATATATATATATATATATATATATATATATCATTTGCTCGATCTATGGCTTTTGGTGTTGCTTTCATAGTTTCATCCATAGTAATCATCGAAATTTGCAGTTGATATTCCTTCAATACGAAGGTAGTTTAACATGTTGATTAGATTATTTTAAGTAAAACCTATGTATTTGCTTGAGTTAGGGTTAAATTTGTATATGAGTATGTACCAGATCGACTTTCATGAATGTTCAATTGGGAACAAAGCTTGTATATGCTTTGGGTATGAAGATGAAGACAGCAGATACAGATTTGAGAGAAGAAGGGGAAAAAATAGGGTTAAAAATAATAACATGAAAGTGAAAAAAAAAAAAAAAAAATTAGTAACTATGATAAAATAAAAATATAAAATAATTTAAAATCAAGGTTCGATGAAGTGGCTATGCCACATAAACCGTTACCTGAGATGGTTCTCCAAAAGGTGGTTCACCTAGCATTACTCATATCTCAATATCACCTTTGTCGGTAAACTTTGCTTGCTGTAGTTGGTCGATTTATATTTCCGTTTGATTTCTTCTGTCAATTAAGCCACACAGTTTAGAACTGCTTTTTTCGGTGGCAACGTACGGCTTGCTAGAATGGTGCATTCCAACAATTCCTCAACGTTTAATCACGGTGGTTGGTATTATAATTAAACAAGGCATGACAATAAGTAAACAGAAAACAAGACAGTGGTGTTAGTTGAAATTAACAGGTTCAACTTCTCATACAGCCAAGCCAGGATGAATCTCTTGACACCTTAGTAGCTCTACTTAAGTGAAATACAGGACTAATACACGTACAAATATCACAATCTTCATGTCCAACTACCCAAATTTAGTCTGAAATACAACAATCTTCGACGTAACTAGCAGACTCTACTACAACTACATTCCATTTTGGCCTGCTGGCATGGTTCGATTTATGTGGTACTTCATTTCTACCACTTGAACTAAAGCGGTAAGGTACCGATGAGACAACTTGTTTTCAACCTTCTTGTCCTTGGTCAAAAATTCTGGCTTCGCATCGTAGTTTTTCTTCTAGTTAATCTGCGGCACATATGACCTGACCACCTCAGAGTCTAACGTCCACTCCAATTTATCAAGGACAAAGACGATTATGTATATGGAGGTGGGAGTGGCATGGCGATTTCTCTGGAGACTTGTATCCGAAGGCAGCTATTTTCAGGCCTACTGGAGCAAACACTAATATACAATGGGTGAGTTTCTGATGGATCTCATTTGCTTCTCAAGTAGAAGGCTTTGCAGTGTAATATCTCAGAGAAATCAATATGGCCTGAATTTTCTTTATCTAATGACTGATTGACATGATTTCCAGTAGGCGGGAAGAGCACAGCATTTCATATCTTCTGACATTTCATCAAATCATGAATCGATATGAATAAGTGAAATATAACCATTGAATCAGTTGGTGGAAATTGAAGTCTTGAATAAACTATCTAATGTCTACTCTCTCGTAGAGTGGAATCCCTGTAAATTCTCTAGCTTAGATTACCTTAAATCTACATTTGTCATGCTACGGGAATTCAATATCCACTGTCAAGAAGACAAATCAATATTGTTTTTGGCACCTTTTTTTTTTTTGAATGAATGGCCATAAGTCTTTATATTGATCAACAATAGTAGGTTACAACATGAACACGACATACCCTCACGAGCACGTAAATATAGAATCATGCAAAACAACTTAAAGAGAATCCTAAGCTATTTTAATGCTGCAGCCCTAAGATGACGCTTTGATCAATATCCAAATTGTCTTGACAGCAACCAAACCAAATAACCAACCATCAAGACACAAGGGGGAGAGGACAAGTCCGTAACCCATCATTATTGACCACTTCCGGAGCCACCCTACGCAGAGGGGGAAACCCCAAAGCATCAAATAACCCTAGTTGAGAGCCAAAGCTCAAAACTAAGAAATGCTTTAGACTCGCAAGTAGCCTTAGCCTAATATTGAAAAGTAAAATTTAAAAATACAAAACTTTAAAAGTAAAAAACCGAGGCTCAAATTATAGTCAAGAGAGTTCACCACCGTCTTCAACCCATGTCGTCGATCTACTGCCAACCGCCTCAACCGTCATCACCATCTCTAAAATCTTGCTCTGCCTAGCCACAATTCGATCACTCGCAGACCTGATCTACGCCGCCGTCATAGCCCCTGCAAACAACACAATCCACAAGAGCCACACGACGCTGCCGCACTAGCCCTCAGATCTGAGACCCCATAGGCTTGCCACCAACCACAACCAAAGAAGATACAGACAATGACATTAAGGCCGCCGTAAACCATGACCAACTCCTAACGGCCCGGACTTTCCAAAAACCTGCAAGGCCAAGCCCCGATGAAGAAAGCTCCGAGGTGAAGGAACCCCGAAAAAGAATCTTGTCTGGCAGCTAGGCTTAATGGCAATGGCGTGGCCAAGAGGCCAGCCAAGCCATGGCTGCCGCCGGACAAGATGGAATCTGGTTTTTTGGAGCCGCCGCTGCTCCTTTAGGGTTTTGAATAGCCCGACAAACAAGTTTTGTTTTTGGCACCTTAGGACTGAGGTTACTTGAAATTTATATATACGTTTGCTATTCAGATTAAGAATGTTTTTAGGTTTTCTTAGTTGTATTCATAAGAGCCAATACAGTAAACTGCATCATATGCATGGCTAAAGCTCTT
The window above is part of the Fragaria vesca subsp. vesca linkage group LG2, FraVesHawaii_1.0, whole genome shotgun sequence genome. Proteins encoded here:
- the LOC101297396 gene encoding fructose-1,6-bisphosphatase, cytosolic-like; this translates as MDHEADAYRTDLMTMTRFVLNEQSKHPESRGDFTILLSHIVLGCKFVCSAVNKAGLAKLIGLAGETNVQGEEQKKLDVLSNEVFVKALVSSGRTCILVSEEDEDAIFVEPSKRGKYCVVFDPLDGSSNIDCGVSIGTIFGIYALYDGGEPKLDDVLQPGKNMVAAGYCMYGSSCTFVLTTGSGVHGFTLDPSLGEFILTHPDIKIPKKGKIYSVNEGNAKNWDGPTAKYVEKCKFPTDGSPPKSLRYIGSMVADVHRTLLYGGIFLYPGDKKSPNGKLRVLYEVFPMSFLLEQAGGQAFTGKERALDLVPKKIHERSPIFLGSYDDVEEIKALYAAEEKKE